A portion of the Cyanobium sp. PCC 7001 genome contains these proteins:
- the mnmA gene encoding tRNA 2-thiouridine(34) synthase MnmA, which produces MPCRAAAPAPARAATPAGAEALERLRHWPGEHRVAVGLSGGVDSSLTAALLVEAGWEVEGLTLWLMSGKGACCAEGLVDAAGICEQLGVPHHVVDFRDHFRAQIVDFLVDGYAAGVTPLPCSRCNREVKFAPMLAWAREQRGLERLATGHYARVRRADAADPLPVPGDGRGRHQLLRGLDARKDQSYFLYDLPQEVLGRLVFPLGELTKPDTRQEAERHGLRTAHKPESQDLCLADHHGSMRAFLDAHLPPRDGEIVLQDGRVVGRHDGIEHFTIGQRKGLGVAWSEPLHVVRLDAAFNRVVVAPRREAARGDCVVGAVNWVSMAAPDAPLEVMVQVRYRSAPEWALLTPLPATEVDQAAQRPHRVRLEFAEEQFSITPGQAAVFYAGEVLLGGGLIQA; this is translated from the coding sequence GTGCCGTGCCGCGCCGCTGCGCCCGCCCCAGCCCGTGCGGCCACGCCCGCTGGCGCCGAGGCCCTGGAGCGGCTGCGCCACTGGCCCGGTGAGCACCGGGTGGCGGTGGGGCTCTCCGGCGGCGTGGACAGCTCCCTCACCGCCGCCCTGCTCGTGGAGGCCGGCTGGGAGGTGGAGGGGCTCACCCTCTGGCTGATGAGCGGCAAGGGAGCCTGCTGCGCCGAAGGGCTGGTGGATGCCGCGGGCATCTGCGAGCAGCTGGGGGTACCCCACCACGTGGTCGATTTCCGCGACCATTTCCGCGCCCAGATCGTCGATTTCCTGGTGGACGGCTACGCCGCCGGGGTCACGCCCCTGCCCTGCTCCCGTTGCAACCGGGAGGTGAAATTCGCTCCGATGCTGGCGTGGGCCCGGGAGCAGCGGGGTCTGGAGCGGCTGGCCACAGGCCACTACGCCCGCGTGCGCCGCGCCGATGCCGCCGACCCTCTGCCCGTGCCGGGCGATGGCCGGGGACGGCATCAGCTGCTGCGGGGGCTCGATGCCCGCAAGGACCAGAGCTATTTCCTCTACGACCTGCCCCAGGAGGTGCTGGGGCGCCTCGTGTTCCCCCTCGGGGAGCTCACCAAGCCCGACACCCGCCAGGAGGCCGAGCGGCATGGGCTGCGTACCGCCCACAAGCCCGAGAGTCAGGACCTCTGCCTGGCCGATCACCACGGCTCGATGCGCGCCTTCCTCGATGCCCACCTGCCCCCTCGCGACGGCGAGATCGTGCTCCAGGACGGCCGGGTGGTAGGCCGGCATGACGGCATCGAGCACTTCACCATCGGCCAGCGCAAGGGGCTTGGCGTGGCCTGGAGCGAACCGCTGCACGTGGTGCGGCTGGATGCGGCCTTCAACCGGGTGGTGGTGGCGCCACGGCGGGAAGCGGCCCGCGGCGACTGCGTGGTGGGGGCTGTGAACTGGGTGTCGATGGCCGCTCCGGACGCGCCTCTGGAGGTGATGGTTCAGGTGCGCTACCGCAGCGCGCCGGAGTGGGCCCTGCTCACCCCCCTGCCCGCCACCGAGGTGGACCAGGCTGCCCAGCGCCCGCACCGGGTGCGCCTGGAGTTCGCCGAGGAGCAGTTTTCGATCACCCCAGGCCAGGCGGCCGTGTTCTACGCGGGCGAGGTGCTGCTGGGCGGCGGCTTGATCCAGGCCTGA
- a CDS encoding 2Fe-2S iron-sulfur cluster-binding protein yields MPPGPIPIHWPDGSCTSAQPGCPWLEAAQQAGMMIPTGCLGGSCGACEIEVNGRVVRACIATVPSSRCGSLTVELATDPYW; encoded by the coding sequence ATGCCCCCAGGCCCCATCCCCATCCACTGGCCCGATGGCTCCTGCACCTCGGCGCAGCCCGGTTGTCCCTGGCTGGAGGCGGCCCAACAGGCCGGCATGATGATCCCCACCGGTTGCCTGGGGGGCAGCTGCGGCGCCTGTGAGATCGAAGTGAATGGGCGCGTGGTGCGGGCCTGCATCGCCACGGTGCCCTCGAGCCGCTGCGGCAGCCTCACGGTGGAACTGGCCACCGACCCGTACTGGTGA
- a CDS encoding cobyric acid synthase encodes MVLGTSSGAGKSLMTAALCRALRRRGEQPLPFKGQNMSNNAWVDEGGGEMAYSQALQAWAAGLEPRCTMNPVLLKPQGDSTSEVIHLGQSVGIARAEHYYRDWFRPGWAAIRQGLRELQAGHPGGRLVLEGAGSPVEVNLQARDLTNLRLAQFLRARCLLVADIERGGVFAQLVGTLALLSPVQRPLIRGLLINRFRGRRELFDSGRQWLEQHTGIPVLGVMPWLDELFPPEDSLDLLERRGRKPQADLQITVLKLPSLSNFSDLDPLEAEPSVQLRWQSPEEPLGQPDAVILPGSKQTLRDLAALHRHGWKEQLQAHLQRGGQVFGLCGGLQMLGQELQDPEALEGSGPQVGLGLLPLRTRYGRSKALRQRHSLALWPAGPGAAQELQGFELHRGRTTTIPTEAEARLPHPLAAEGGLGWWQPVGTQGGVVAGTYLHGVFDAGPWRRRWLNLLRQRRGLAPLSEHQPSHAQQRDALLDRLADAFEAHVDLTPLLNP; translated from the coding sequence ATGGTGCTCGGAACCAGCAGCGGTGCCGGCAAGTCGCTGATGACCGCGGCCCTCTGCCGGGCGCTGCGGCGGCGGGGGGAGCAGCCCCTGCCGTTCAAGGGGCAGAACATGAGCAACAACGCCTGGGTGGACGAGGGCGGCGGCGAGATGGCCTACTCCCAGGCCCTCCAGGCCTGGGCCGCTGGGCTCGAGCCCCGCTGCACGATGAATCCCGTGCTGCTCAAGCCCCAGGGGGACAGCACCAGCGAGGTGATCCACCTGGGGCAAAGCGTGGGCATCGCCCGGGCCGAGCACTACTACCGCGACTGGTTCCGGCCCGGCTGGGCGGCGATCCGTCAGGGGCTGCGGGAGCTGCAGGCCGGCCATCCAGGCGGGCGGCTGGTGCTGGAGGGGGCCGGCAGCCCGGTGGAGGTGAACCTGCAGGCCCGCGACCTCACCAACCTGCGCCTGGCCCAGTTCCTGCGGGCCCGCTGCCTGCTGGTGGCCGACATCGAGCGGGGCGGGGTGTTCGCCCAGCTGGTGGGCACCCTGGCCCTGCTCTCTCCCGTGCAGCGTCCCCTCATCCGGGGGCTGCTGATCAACCGCTTCCGCGGCCGCCGCGAACTGTTCGACAGCGGACGTCAGTGGCTCGAGCAGCACACCGGCATTCCCGTACTCGGTGTGATGCCCTGGCTGGATGAACTCTTCCCCCCCGAAGACTCCCTCGACCTGCTGGAGCGGCGCGGCCGCAAACCGCAGGCGGATCTCCAGATCACGGTGCTGAAGCTGCCCTCCCTGAGCAACTTCTCCGATCTGGACCCCCTGGAGGCCGAACCCAGCGTGCAGCTGCGCTGGCAGAGCCCCGAGGAGCCGCTCGGCCAGCCCGATGCGGTGATCCTGCCGGGAAGCAAGCAGACCCTGCGCGACCTGGCCGCCCTGCACCGCCACGGCTGGAAGGAGCAACTGCAGGCCCATCTGCAGCGCGGCGGCCAGGTGTTCGGCCTGTGCGGCGGCCTGCAGATGCTGGGGCAGGAGCTGCAGGATCCCGAGGCCCTGGAAGGCAGCGGCCCCCAGGTGGGGCTCGGGCTGTTGCCCCTGCGCACCCGCTACGGCCGCAGCAAAGCGCTGCGGCAGCGGCACAGTCTGGCCCTGTGGCCCGCCGGCCCCGGCGCGGCGCAGGAGCTGCAGGGGTTCGAGCTGCATCGGGGCCGCACCACCACGATCCCCACCGAAGCCGAAGCCCGGCTCCCCCATCCTCTGGCGGCAGAGGGTGGACTGGGCTGGTGGCAGCCGGTGGGCACGCAGGGGGGCGTCGTGGCCGGCACCTACCTGCACGGCGTCTTCGACGCCGGACCCTGGCGCCGCCGCTGGCTGAACCTGCTCCGGCAGCGCCGCGGACTGGCCCCCCTGAGCGAACATCAGCCCAGCCATGCCCAGCAGCGCGATGCCCTGCTGGATCGGCTGGCCGATGCCTTCGAGGCCCACGTGGATCTGACTCCCCTGCTGAACCCCTGA
- a CDS encoding Npun_F0494 family protein: MKRRPPNGTPAPHQDGRSWVRASQALRCLPFRRAFYELVASTPLSSSAFCRLPEAGRLCRRPMGVARVEQHWLWLIRLGVLRREVDGQGLTERVRLTPMGRDLLDQWPGEIPEAPLLERLHHQLRRSRPRL, translated from the coding sequence ATGAAACGACGGCCGCCCAACGGCACCCCTGCCCCCCATCAGGACGGCCGCTCGTGGGTGCGGGCCTCCCAGGCCCTGCGCTGCCTGCCGTTCCGCCGCGCGTTCTACGAGCTGGTGGCCTCCACCCCCCTGAGCAGCAGCGCCTTCTGCCGGCTGCCCGAGGCCGGCCGCCTCTGCCGCCGCCCGATGGGGGTAGCGCGGGTGGAGCAGCACTGGCTGTGGCTGATCCGGCTGGGGGTGCTGCGACGGGAGGTGGATGGCCAGGGCCTCACCGAACGGGTGCGGCTCACGCCGATGGGCCGCGACCTGCTGGATCAGTGGCCCGGAGAGATCCCGGAGGCCCCCCTGCTGGAGCGCCTCCACCACCAGCTGCGGCGCAGCCGGCCGCGCCTGTGA
- a CDS encoding nucleoside triphosphate pyrophosphatase — protein sequence MLVLASASPARRRLLEQAGIPHRVQVSGVDEEAIHQPDPRQLVQQLAQAKAQAVWAAADEAAQPVASPVLGCDSVLVFGGETFGKPRDAAEATARWRRMAGGWGELHTGHCLLRPGGNTLLEVVTTRVVFAPVGEAAIAAYVASGEPLRCAGGFALEGRGGMLIERLEGCFSNVIGLSLPLLRRWLLD from the coding sequence ATGCTGGTTCTCGCTTCCGCCTCCCCGGCACGCCGGCGCCTGCTGGAGCAGGCGGGCATTCCCCATCGCGTTCAGGTGAGCGGTGTGGATGAGGAGGCCATCCACCAGCCCGATCCGCGCCAGCTGGTGCAGCAGCTGGCGCAGGCGAAAGCCCAGGCCGTATGGGCGGCCGCCGACGAGGCGGCTCAGCCGGTGGCATCACCGGTGCTCGGCTGCGACTCGGTGCTGGTGTTCGGGGGGGAGACCTTCGGCAAGCCGCGGGACGCCGCCGAGGCCACGGCGCGCTGGCGCCGCATGGCCGGAGGCTGGGGGGAGCTCCACACCGGCCACTGTCTGCTCCGCCCGGGTGGCAACACTCTGCTGGAGGTGGTCACCACCCGGGTGGTGTTTGCCCCGGTGGGGGAGGCGGCCATCGCCGCCTATGTGGCCAGCGGGGAACCCTTGCGCTGCGCGGGTGGCTTCGCCCTCGAGGGTCGCGGGGGGATGCTGATCGAGCGGCTGGAAGGCTGTTTCAGCAACGTGATCGGCCTCAGCCTGCCGCTGCTGCGCCGCTGGCTGCTCGACTGA
- a CDS encoding YcgJ family protein, which translates to MTTPTPTIRQLLPELRERSLTALAAGAAAIAGLLCTAAPADALPRGVSSPSDGVICDAAAQSCYTRDGVSLQDTRRYFGPQAERRLWVDLIGRRPSQEFSLSNGTRCDLREETCWSDNGGRRRPEQTMTRDLFAKVSRPDRDVTSYQGRCSLVDGTTVLHNGDCALRLVERRNGVTRYVVTQPDGRRFNFTDRSGRLEVTDATGTSAVTFIDHGYTGVFRWRTLTLVATRENQGLQRARNASDGIGELFSDR; encoded by the coding sequence ATGACCACCCCCACTCCAACGATTCGCCAGCTGCTGCCGGAGCTGCGCGAACGGAGCCTCACCGCCCTGGCGGCCGGGGCGGCCGCCATCGCCGGCCTGCTCTGCACGGCTGCCCCGGCCGATGCCCTCCCCAGAGGCGTGTCCAGCCCGAGCGACGGCGTGATCTGTGATGCGGCGGCCCAGAGCTGCTACACCCGCGACGGCGTTTCGCTGCAGGACACCCGCCGCTACTTCGGGCCCCAGGCCGAGCGGCGGCTGTGGGTCGACCTGATCGGCCGCAGGCCCTCCCAGGAGTTCAGCCTCAGCAACGGCACCCGCTGCGATCTCAGGGAGGAAACCTGCTGGAGCGACAACGGCGGCCGCCGACGCCCGGAGCAGACCATGACCCGCGATCTGTTCGCCAAGGTGTCACGCCCTGACCGGGACGTGACCTCCTACCAGGGGCGTTGCAGCCTGGTGGATGGCACCACCGTGCTGCACAACGGCGACTGCGCGCTGCGGCTGGTGGAGCGCCGCAATGGCGTGACCCGCTACGTGGTGACCCAGCCGGATGGACGCCGCTTCAATTTCACCGACCGCAGCGGTCGCCTGGAGGTGACCGATGCCACCGGCACCTCGGCCGTGACCTTCATCGACCACGGCTACACCGGTGTGTTCCGCTGGCGCACGCTCACGCTGGTGGCCACGCGGGAGAACCAGGGGCTGCAGCGGGCTCGCAACGCCAGCGACGGCATCGGGGAGCTGTTCAGCGATCGCTGA
- the psbC gene encoding photosystem II reaction center protein CP43, producing METPFNSGLVSVGGKDLDSTGYAWWAGNARLINLSGRLLGAHVAHAGLMVFWAGAMMLFEVSHFTFDKPMYEQGLICMPHVATLGYGVGPGGEVTDLYPFFVVGVLHLISSAVLGLGGLYHALRGPEILENYSSFFSQDWRDKNQMTNIIGYHLILLGVGALLLVFKAMFFGGVYDTWAPGGGDVRLITNPTLNPGVIFGYLTRAPFGGEGWIIGVDSMEDIIGGHIWIGLICIFGGIWHVITKPFGWVRRAFIWNGEAYLSYSLGALSLMSFIASSYIWFNNTAYPSEFYGPTNAEASQAQSFTFLVRDQRLGANIGSAMGPTGLGKYLMRSPTGEIIFGGETMRFWDFRGPWLEPLRGPNGLSLDKLQNDIQPWQVRRAAEYMTHAPNASLNSVGGIITEPNSVNFVNIRQWLASTQFVLAFFFLVGHLWHAGRARAAAAGFEKGIDRQAEPTLAMPDLD from the coding sequence GTGGAAACGCCCTTTAATTCCGGCCTGGTGAGTGTCGGGGGCAAGGACCTCGACTCCACCGGCTACGCCTGGTGGGCCGGCAACGCCCGCCTGATCAACCTCTCCGGTCGCCTGCTCGGCGCCCACGTCGCCCACGCCGGCCTGATGGTCTTCTGGGCCGGCGCCATGATGCTCTTCGAGGTGAGCCACTTCACCTTCGACAAGCCCATGTACGAGCAGGGGCTGATCTGCATGCCCCACGTGGCCACCCTCGGCTACGGCGTGGGTCCTGGCGGTGAGGTCACCGATCTCTATCCCTTCTTCGTGGTGGGGGTGCTCCACCTGATCAGCTCGGCCGTGCTCGGCCTGGGTGGTCTGTATCACGCCCTGCGCGGTCCTGAGATCCTGGAGAACTACTCCTCCTTCTTCTCCCAGGACTGGCGCGACAAGAATCAGATGACCAACATCATTGGTTATCACCTGATTCTTCTGGGCGTCGGCGCCCTGCTGCTGGTCTTCAAGGCCATGTTCTTCGGCGGTGTCTACGACACCTGGGCACCGGGCGGCGGCGACGTGCGCCTGATCACCAACCCCACCCTCAACCCCGGTGTGATCTTCGGCTATCTCACCCGCGCTCCCTTCGGTGGTGAGGGCTGGATCATCGGGGTGGACTCGATGGAAGACATCATCGGCGGCCACATCTGGATCGGCCTGATCTGCATCTTCGGTGGCATCTGGCACGTGATCACCAAGCCCTTCGGCTGGGTGCGCCGTGCCTTCATCTGGAACGGTGAGGCCTACCTGAGCTACAGCCTCGGCGCGCTCAGCCTGATGAGCTTCATCGCCTCGTCCTACATCTGGTTCAACAACACCGCCTACCCCTCGGAGTTCTACGGCCCGACCAACGCCGAAGCCTCCCAGGCCCAGAGCTTCACCTTCCTGGTGCGCGACCAGCGTCTCGGCGCCAACATCGGCTCCGCCATGGGTCCCACCGGTCTGGGCAAGTACCTGATGCGCTCCCCCACCGGCGAGATCATCTTCGGGGGTGAGACCATGCGCTTCTGGGATTTCCGCGGTCCCTGGCTGGAGCCCCTGCGGGGCCCCAACGGCCTGAGCCTCGACAAGCTCCAGAACGACATTCAGCCCTGGCAGGTGCGCCGCGCGGCGGAGTACATGACCCACGCCCCCAACGCGTCCCTGAACTCGGTGGGCGGCATCATCACCGAGCCCAACTCGGTGAACTTCGTGAACATCCGCCAGTGGCTGGCCTCCACGCAGTTCGTGCTGGCCTTCTTCTTCCTGGTGGGACACCTCTGGCACGCCGGCCGCGCCCGCGCCGCCGCCGCCGGTTTCGAGAAGGGGATCGACCGTCAGGCCGAGCCCACCCTGGCCATGCCGGACCTCGACTGA
- the psbD gene encoding photosystem II D2 protein (photosystem q(a) protein) has product MTIAVGRAPAARGWFDVLDDWLKRDRFVFVGWSGLLLFPCAYLALGGWLTGTTFATSWYTHGIASSYLEGCNFLTAAVSTPADAMGHSLLLLWGPEAQGDFVRWVQLGGLWPFVALHGAFGLIGFMLRQFEIARLVGIRPYNAIAFSGPIAVFVSVFLMYPLGQSSWFFAPSFGVAAIFRFLLFLQGFHNWTLNPFHMMGVAGILGGALLCAIHGATVENTLFEDGEQSNTFKAFEPTQEEETYSMVTANRFWSQIFGIAFSNKRWLHFFMLFVPVMGLWTSSIGIIGLALNLRAYDFVSQEIRAAEDPEFETFYTKNILLNEGIRAWMAPADQPHENFVFPEEVLPRGNAL; this is encoded by the coding sequence ATGACGATCGCTGTAGGGCGCGCGCCAGCGGCACGGGGATGGTTCGACGTCCTCGATGACTGGCTCAAGCGCGACCGTTTCGTATTTGTCGGGTGGTCCGGCCTGCTGCTCTTCCCCTGCGCCTACCTGGCGCTGGGCGGCTGGCTGACCGGCACCACCTTCGCCACCTCCTGGTACACCCACGGCATTGCCAGCTCCTACCTGGAGGGCTGCAACTTCCTCACCGCGGCGGTGAGCACCCCGGCCGATGCCATGGGCCACAGCCTGCTGCTGCTCTGGGGCCCGGAAGCCCAGGGTGACTTCGTGCGCTGGGTGCAGCTCGGTGGCCTCTGGCCGTTCGTGGCCCTGCACGGCGCCTTCGGTCTGATCGGCTTCATGCTGCGTCAGTTCGAGATCGCCCGTCTGGTGGGCATCCGTCCCTACAACGCCATCGCCTTCTCCGGTCCGATCGCGGTGTTCGTCAGCGTGTTCCTGATGTACCCCCTGGGTCAGAGCAGCTGGTTCTTCGCGCCCAGCTTCGGCGTGGCGGCCATCTTCCGCTTCCTGCTGTTCCTGCAGGGCTTCCACAACTGGACGCTGAACCCGTTCCACATGATGGGCGTGGCCGGCATCCTGGGCGGTGCGCTGCTGTGCGCCATCCACGGCGCCACGGTGGAGAACACCCTGTTCGAGGACGGCGAGCAGTCGAACACCTTTAAGGCGTTCGAGCCCACCCAGGAGGAGGAGACCTATTCGATGGTCACCGCCAACCGCTTCTGGAGCCAGATCTTCGGGATCGCCTTCTCCAACAAGCGCTGGCTGCACTTCTTCATGCTGTTCGTGCCGGTGATGGGTCTGTGGACCAGCAGCATCGGCATCATCGGCCTGGCCCTGAACCTGCGCGCCTACGACTTCGTGTCGCAGGAGATCCGCGCGGCGGAGGACCCCGAGTTCGAGACCTTCTACACGAAGAACATTCTTCTGAATGAAGGCATCCGCGCCTGGATGGCACCGGCTGACCAGCCGCACGAAAACTTCGTCTTCCCTGAAGAGGTACTGCCCCGTGGAAACGCCCTTTAA
- a CDS encoding photosystem I assembly protein Ycf4 — protein sequence MPPSDVKASDAQDQSAVLEQPVLGSRRPSNLAMAVVVSLGGVGFLLTSLSSYLGMDLLPIGHPAELVYVPQGLVMGLYGVAAVLLASYLWTVIGLDVGAGSNRFDRAAGSARIRRRGFRQVIDVDIPLREIQAVKVEVRDGLNPRRRLALKLQGRRDLPLTRVGEPMPLADLESSGAQLARFLGVPLEGV from the coding sequence ATGCCTCCCTCCGACGTGAAGGCCTCTGATGCGCAGGACCAGTCCGCCGTGCTCGAGCAGCCGGTGCTCGGCTCCCGCCGACCCTCCAATCTGGCCATGGCCGTGGTGGTGAGCCTCGGCGGCGTGGGCTTCCTCCTCACGAGCCTCTCGAGCTACCTGGGGATGGATCTGCTGCCGATCGGCCACCCGGCCGAGCTGGTCTATGTGCCCCAGGGGCTGGTGATGGGGCTCTACGGCGTGGCCGCGGTGCTGCTGGCGTCCTACCTGTGGACTGTGATCGGTCTGGATGTGGGCGCCGGCAGCAACCGCTTCGACCGTGCCGCCGGTTCGGCCAGGATCCGCCGCCGCGGCTTCCGCCAGGTGATCGATGTGGACATTCCTCTGCGGGAGATCCAGGCGGTGAAGGTGGAGGTCCGGGACGGACTCAACCCGCGCCGGCGACTGGCGCTGAAGCTGCAGGGGCGCCGGGATCTGCCTCTCACCCGCGTCGGTGAGCCCATGCCCCTGGCCGATCTGGAGAGTTCCGGCGCCCAGCTGGCCCGGTTTCTCGGTGTGCCCCTGGAGGGGGTATGA
- a CDS encoding peptidylprolyl isomerase yields MKTPGIGFRLGRLGRHCALGLVLLLAPIALAACSANRANQGALGCATAATPCLNGPATVSLQTSKGAVTIQLDGEAAPLTAGNFVDLVKRGAYDGTVFHRVVRDPTPFVVQGGDPTSANPVVPPSQYGTGSYIDPDTGEARLIPLEVKLQDEPSPRYGEPLTAPGVTRQLALAHQRGAVAMARSADPNSASAQFYVALEALPELDGRYAVFGRVSEGMEVIDTIRQGDKITKASLVSGGKLVKGGV; encoded by the coding sequence ATGAAGACTCCTGGCATCGGCTTCAGGCTGGGACGGCTGGGCCGGCACTGCGCCCTCGGCCTGGTGCTGCTGCTGGCCCCCATCGCCCTGGCGGCCTGCAGTGCGAACCGGGCCAACCAGGGAGCCCTCGGTTGCGCCACCGCCGCCACCCCCTGCCTGAACGGCCCGGCCACCGTGTCCCTGCAGACCAGCAAGGGGGCCGTGACGATCCAACTGGACGGGGAGGCGGCTCCGCTGACGGCGGGAAATTTCGTGGACCTGGTGAAGCGGGGTGCCTATGACGGCACGGTGTTCCACCGGGTGGTGCGTGATCCCACCCCCTTCGTGGTGCAGGGCGGCGACCCGACCAGCGCCAATCCGGTGGTGCCGCCCAGCCAGTACGGCACCGGCAGCTACATCGATCCCGACACCGGTGAAGCGCGGCTGATCCCCCTTGAGGTGAAGCTGCAGGACGAGCCCAGCCCGCGCTACGGCGAGCCCCTCACGGCTCCGGGGGTGACCCGCCAGCTCGCCCTGGCCCACCAGCGGGGAGCTGTGGCGATGGCCCGCTCCGCCGATCCGAATTCCGCCAGCGCCCAGTTCTATGTGGCGCTGGAGGCCCTGCCGGAACTGGATGGTCGCTACGCCGTCTTCGGCCGGGTGAGTGAGGGGATGGAGGTGATCGACACGATCCGCCAGGGGGACAAGATCACCAAGGCGAGCCTGGTGTCCGGCGGCAAGCTGGTCAAAGGTGGGGTCTGA
- the ilvN gene encoding acetolactate synthase small subunit → MKHTLSVLVEDESGALSRISGLFARRGFNIESLAVGPAEREGMSRLTMVVEGDDRTLAQMTKQLDKLINVLGVIDLSRLPSVERELMLLKVAAPAEQRSAILDLVQVFRANVVDVADDALTLEVVGDPGKLVALEQVMEPFGILEIARTGKVALERASGVNTAFLRVTASNKRVPA, encoded by the coding sequence ATGAAGCACACCCTGTCGGTGCTGGTGGAAGACGAATCGGGCGCCCTCAGCCGCATCTCCGGCCTGTTCGCCCGCCGGGGCTTCAACATCGAGAGCCTGGCGGTGGGTCCGGCCGAACGGGAAGGCATGTCCCGCCTCACCATGGTGGTGGAGGGGGACGATCGCACCCTCGCCCAGATGACCAAGCAGCTGGACAAGCTGATCAACGTGCTCGGGGTGATCGATCTCTCCAGGCTCCCCTCGGTGGAACGGGAGCTGATGCTGCTCAAGGTGGCCGCACCGGCCGAGCAGCGCAGCGCCATCCTCGATCTGGTGCAGGTGTTCCGGGCCAACGTGGTGGATGTGGCCGATGACGCCCTCACCCTGGAGGTGGTTGGCGATCCGGGCAAACTGGTGGCCCTGGAACAGGTGATGGAACCGTTCGGCATCCTTGAGATCGCCCGCACCGGCAAGGTGGCGCTGGAGAGGGCTTCAGGCGTGAACACCGCCTTCCTGCGGGTCACCGCCTCCAACAAGCGGGTGCCGGCCTGA
- a CDS encoding alpha/beta fold hydrolase produces the protein MPPADSHGMPPAGDGGIDWGEHSTWTWQGLAVHWRHLAPADGGSATAGTVVLLHGFAAASGHWRRNAMVLAGAGWHVFALDLIGFGASDQPGPHRRRRLDNRLWARQVQAFLAEVVGHPAVLVGHSLGGLVALTCATLFPGWVGAVVAAPLPDPALLLGPRSWPPRRRPWRRRLKRWGVIVLCRLLPLELLVPLLAHSPLLALGIQSAYARPVIGDQELHRLIARPARRPGAVRSLRAMSIAMALRPHAATAPTLLQRLQRPLLLIWGQGDQLVPIQVAEQIQRLRPDLPVVDLEHCGHCPHDEVPEHFNAALLRWLAATPEVRAEGRAVVWADQPGPLPKP, from the coding sequence ATGCCTCCAGCGGACTCCCATGGCATGCCCCCGGCCGGCGATGGTGGCATCGACTGGGGTGAGCACAGCACCTGGACCTGGCAGGGTCTGGCCGTGCACTGGCGCCATCTGGCACCGGCGGATGGGGGTTCGGCCACGGCGGGCACTGTGGTGCTGCTGCATGGCTTCGCGGCCGCCAGTGGCCACTGGCGGCGCAACGCGATGGTCCTGGCCGGGGCCGGATGGCACGTGTTTGCCCTGGATCTGATCGGTTTCGGAGCCTCCGACCAGCCGGGGCCGCACCGCCGCCGCCGGCTCGACAACCGGCTCTGGGCCCGCCAGGTGCAGGCGTTCCTGGCCGAGGTGGTGGGCCATCCGGCGGTGCTGGTGGGGCACTCACTGGGGGGTCTGGTGGCTCTCACCTGCGCCACCCTGTTCCCGGGCTGGGTGGGCGCCGTGGTGGCGGCCCCCCTGCCGGATCCGGCCCTGCTGCTGGGGCCGCGGTCCTGGCCGCCGCGGCGACGCCCGTGGCGGCGGCGTCTCAAGCGCTGGGGGGTGATCGTGCTCTGCCGCCTGCTGCCGCTGGAACTGCTGGTGCCGCTCCTGGCCCACTCCCCCCTGCTGGCCCTGGGCATCCAGTCGGCCTACGCCCGCCCGGTGATCGGCGACCAGGAGCTGCACCGGCTGATCGCCCGGCCGGCCCGCCGGCCCGGGGCGGTGCGCTCCCTGCGGGCCATGAGCATCGCCATGGCCCTGCGGCCCCACGCCGCCACGGCCCCCACCCTGCTGCAGCGGCTGCAGCGGCCCCTGCTGCTGATCTGGGGCCAGGGGGACCAGCTGGTGCCCATCCAGGTGGCCGAGCAGATCCAGCGGCTGCGTCCGGACCTGCCGGTGGTGGATCTGGAGCACTGCGGCCACTGCCCCCACGACGAAGTTCCCGAACACTTCAATGCCGCCCTGCTCCGCTGGCTCGCGGCCACACCGGAGGTGAGGGCCGAGGGCCGAGCGGTAGTTTGGGCGGATCAGCCTGGCCCGCTCCCCAAGCCATGA